A stretch of DNA from Nitrospira sp. KM1:
GGATTAAAGGAAAACGCTCCTGCTTCCGGGCACACATTGGCATTGACCATTGACGAAGTGATTCAATATATCGCCGAAAAGGAATTGGAAGATGCCGTCAATCGCGCACACGCGAAGGGAGGAACGATCATTGTCATGGACCCGCACAGCGGGGCGATTCTTGCCATGGCTGTCAACCCACGATTTGATCCGAATGCCGTCGCGTCGCTCACGCCTGATCGCTGGAGGAATCGTGCGCTGACAGATACTTACGAACCGGGGTCTACCATGAAAGTCATGGTGGCTGCCGCTGCCCTTGAAGAAAAGGTCATGATGCCCGGTTCCATGTTGTTTGCCGAAAATGGTCAGATGGCAGTGGCTAATACGACGATCCATGATCACGAAAAGATGGGTTGGATCACATTCGCGCAAATGATTCAAAAATCAAGCAATATCGGTGCTGCCAAGACCGGAATGGCCCTGGGTGAACAACGCCTCTACCGCTACCTCCAGGCATTCGGGTTCGGGCAACGGACAGATATCGACCTGCCCGGAGAAGTAGCTGGATTATTGAAGGCGCCTAAGTTGTGGGGGCGACGTTCGCTGGCCTCTATTTCCATGGGGCAGGAAATCGGGGTGACGCCTCTGCAAATGGTCTCCGCTGTTTCGGCAATCGCGAACAACGGAGTCCTGATGAAGCCCTATGTGGTATCGGAAATCAGGGATCAGAAGGGAGGACTTCTGAAAGATTCCCTGACCCAGGTGAAGCGGCGCATCGTTTCTCCCGAGACGGCGAGAATCTTGACCACTATTCTCGAAGGTGTGGTTACAAACGGAACTGGGACGAAAGCGGCCATCCCTGGGTTCCGTGTTGCGGGTAAAACCGGCACCGCACAGAAAATCGATCCTCGTACCGGAACATACTCGAACACGCAGTTCATCGGTTCTTTTGTGGGATACGTTCCCGCCGATAGGCCTCGGCTGGCCATGATCGTCGTGATCGATGAGCCGCAGGGCGAAGCCTGGGGCGGAGTCGTGTCGGCACCGGTATTTCGACGGGTGGGAGAGCAGGTGCTGAACTACTTGGGCGTGTCGCAGGACGATCAGGTAAAGATTGCCATGGTGGCCAGAAGATAACGAGCAGGAGCGGGGCTCAGCACCATGAGGCTGGCGGAACTGGTATCGGCCCTTCACGGACACGTGGAAATTCTAGATCGCCGGGGTAACCTCGATCCGGAGGTGACTTCGGTGACCGATGACTCACGGTCGGTCACCGAAGGAAGTCTATTTGTCGCCGTGAAAGGCGATCGGTTCGATGGGCATGCGTTCATTGAGGACGTTGTTCGAAGAAAGGCTTCGGCAGTCATGGCACAATCCGAGGTGCAAAGCGCGATCCTCCCCTTTGTGAGGGTCAGCGATTCTCGCAAGGCGTTGGGCCTGATCGGAAGCCGTTTTCAAGGCGATCCTTCTGCTCAGTTGACGATGATTGGTGTGACCGGCACGAATGGGAAGACGACAACCACCTATTTGACCAAAGCGCTGCTGGAGGCATTAGGGCGCAAAGTGGGGCTGATTGGAACCGTCGCCTATCAGATAGGACGGCAAATTATTCCGGCATCACACACGACGCCTGGGGCGTTGGAGCTTCAAAGGCTTTTATCGACCATGCTTTCGGCAGGACTCGATACATCGGTCATGGAAGTCTCCTCACATGCGCTTGCGCTTGATCGCACGGCAGGTTGCGAGTACGACGTCGCCGTCTTCACGAATCTGACCCAGGATCATTTGGATTTTCATCGCACCATGGAGGAATACTTTGAGGCGAAGCTCAAGCTTTTTACGAGCCTGGGCGGTGGGGCGAAACGCGCACCACTGGCAATTGTCAATATGGATGACTCGTGGGGTGCCCGCATTCGGGGGGCCTGTCGGGTTCCGGTATGGGGGTATGCCATTAACGCAAATTCGGATCTTCGGGCGGTATCGGTACGTCTTTCCATGGCAGGCACTTCCTTTACAGTTGAAAGTCCTGCCGGGCGTTTCCCCATCGAAAGCCGGCTTGTCGGAGAACATAATGTGTACAATCTGTTGGCGGCCATCGGGGTTGCGTTTCATGCGGGCGCAACGTGTGATCAGGTGCGGGAAGCGGTGGCATCAATCGATAACGTGCCGGGTCGGTTTGAACGTGTTTTTGCCGGACAAAACTTTACGGTCGTCGTCGATTATGCGCACACCGAAGACGCTCTGCTTCGGCTGTTGACAGCCGCACAAGTTTTAAAAACACATCGTATCATCACGGTATTCGGGTGTGGAGGCGATCGGGATCGAGGGAAGCGACCCAAAATGGGACGTGTCGCGGTGGAACACAGCGATGTTGTCGTTTTGACCTCCGACAACCCGCGAACGGAAGATCCTTTGGCCATTCTCCAGGCGGTCGAAGTCGGGGTTCGCGATGCCCTACGACGCAAGACCATCGAATACCACCTTGTGGCTGACCGTCGTGAAGCGATCGCTCTGGCCATTCGCTTGGCTCGCCCCGGTGACATCGTGCTCATTGCCGGGAAAGGGCATGAAGACTATCAGATTGTCGGGACCAAGAAACTGCATTTTGACGATCGCGAAGTCGCGCGCGAAGCCATCGAACAACTGAGGAGTTGCGCGTGACTCCACAGCACAGTGGAGCATACAGCCACGGCGAGGAAGGGATGGCGTTGTTCACTATCGAAGAATTGCGTGAAGTCATCAGCGTCAAGGTGCTTGCGGGCGAAACGTCAACATCCGCCAAACGTCGTATCCGCGGTGTCGCCACCGATTCCCGTTCGATCCGACGAGGCGACCTTTTTGTCGCGCTCCGTGGAGAACGGTTCGACGGGCATGACTTCATTGCCGCGGTACTCGCGAAAGGTGCGACAGGGGTGATCGTGCATGACCAGTACCAGGTTCCCGCGAGCATTGCCCGATCGGGACGTTCCGTGCCCTTTGTCTTCGGGGTGCGCGATCCGCTCTTTGCGTTTCAGCAACTCGCGACGCACCATCGAAGTCGGTTTGCTATTCCGGTCGTGGCCGTCACCGGAAGCAACGGCAAAACGACTACAAAGGACATGGTTGCGGCTGTGGCGGCCCAACGATGGCGAACGCTCAAAACAGAAAGTAATTTTAATAATCGAATCGGAGTTCCTCACACCCTGTTACGCCTGACGGCTCGCCATCAAGCAGCAGTCATCGAAATGGGAGTCGATGCGCAGGGCCAGACGACCAGGCTGTCCGAGATCGTCAGGCCAACTGTCGGATTGATTACCAATATCGGACCCGACCATTTGGAGTTCTTCGGCAGCATGGAGGGGTCGGCTCAGGCCAAGGCCGAACTCTTGGACCAGTTGCCGGTGGATGGCACGGCCATTCTCAATGCCGATGATGCGTATTTTGATTATCTTGCCTCGCGCGCCCGCTGCCGAGTCCTGTCGTTTGGAATTTCGCAAAAGGCCGATGTTCGAGCTACGGGGATTACGTCTGACAGCAAGCGGGGCATGACCTTCGCCGTGACGCTCCTTGGAAAGACCCGACCCCTCCTTATCCAGATCAAGGCGCATGGTCATCACAATGTCAGCAATGCATTGGCTGCTGCGGCGGTCGGGTGTGCGCTTAATCTGACTGGAACAGCCATCGCGGAGGGGTTGGCGAAATTCCGCCCGGCTGCGATGCGTTCGCAGGTCGTGACGCATCACGGCGTTCACATCATCAATGATTGTTATAACGCCAATCCTGCCTCCATGAAGGCGGCCATACAGCTTCTTGCGCAGTGGGAACCCGCCCGCGAACGAATTGCCGTGCTCGGAGATATGCTCGAACTTGGCCCAACCGCTCGCCAAATGCATCTGGATGTCGGTCGGTTCCTTGCTTCACAACAGGTCACGAGGCTGATTGCATGCGGAGTGTTGGGACAAGACATTGCCGAAGGTGCCAGGAAGGGCGGCATGACACGTTCATCTATTGTCGAGGTTCCCGATGCATCGTCTGCGGTTGACTGCGTTCGTCGGACGATCCGTCAAGGCGATGTCGTGCTGGTGAAAGCCTCGCGTGGCATGAAGATGGAGCAAGTCGTCCAGGGAGTGACAGGTATGAGGGCCGTGACGAAGCAGGCGTCATAGGTCGGGTCATCGGTCGGGGTCGGAAGGGTGCATGCTCTACATCTGGCTTTATCCGTTTCACACGGAATATTCGTTCCTGAACGTTTTCAGATACCTGAGTTTCCGCATCATCTACGCCGCTGTGACAGCGTTTCTCATCGCATTCGTCTTGGCGCCGTGGTTGATCAAAAAATTGCAGGAAATCAAGCTTGGACAGCAGATTCGCGATGACGGGCCGAAGCGCCATTTGACCAAAAGCGGCACGCCGACGATGGGAGGCATGCTGATCATCTTTGCCGTGCTGCTTTCGACTATGCTTTGGGCGGACATCTCGAGGTCGTACGTCTGGCTCGTCATTATCGCGACGCTCGGCTTCGGCGTCATAGGATTCATGGACGACTATCTCAAGTTTATGAAGGCTCGATCCAAAGGCCTATCGGCTGCACAGAAATTTTCCGCTCAGATCGTGGTCGCTCTGCTGATCGCGCTCGCGCTCTATTTCATGCCGGGCTACACGACGAAACTCAATGTCCCGTTCTTCAAGAATTTTATGCCGGACCTTGGCTGGTTTTATGTGGTGTTCGTCGTGCTGGTGATCGTCGGCAGTTCGAACGCCGTGAATTTGACTGATGGTCTCGATGGGCTTGCGATTGGCCCGGTGATGATTGCGGCACTGGCATATACCATTGTCGCGTATGTTGCTGGACACCGCCTGATGTCGGACTATCTGCTGATCCCTCACATCGAAGGCGCGGGCGAGATCGCCGTGTTTACGGCTTCTATTCTCGGCGCAAGCCTCGGGTTTCTATGGTTCAACACGTATCCGGCCACCGTATTCATGGGAGACGTCGGATCACTGCCGTTAGGCGCAGCGCTTGGGACTGTAGCCGTCATCAGCAAACACGAACTCCTGCTCCTGATGGTCGGCGGTGTCTTCGTGATCGAAGCGGTCTCGGTCATCTTCCAAGTCGTCTCATTCAAGTCGCGGGGTAAACGAATCTTTTTAATGGCTCCGATCCATCATCATTTTGAAATGAAGGGTTGGGAGGAGCCAAAAGTCGTCGTTCGGCTGTGGATCATCGCCATCCTTCTGGCGCTGCTCAGCCTGAGCACGTTGAAGCTTCGGTGATGTCATATGGGGAGCGCTGAACACACTCCGTTGGAAGGGGCACATGTGACGGTACTGGGCGTGGCTCGTAGTGGGATCGCCGCCTGCCATCTTTTACAAGAAGCGGGAGCACGGGTCACCCTCGCCGACCGCAAAGAACCAGAAGAACTGATGTCGGCGCTCTCGTCAATCGATCGAAATCAGGTAAAGGTCGTCGCTGGAAGCCGCTATGAGACGTCTCTTGAGAAAGCCGATCTGGTGGTGATCAGTCCTGGCGTTCCCCATCGGATCGATGCGCTGGAACAGGTGCGCCGTCGCGGCGTCAAGGTGATCGGGGAACTGGAACTCGCGGCGCAATTTCTGACTGCGCCGATTCTAGGGGTGACCGGTACGAACGGAAAGAGTACGACCGTGACCTTGATGGGGAAGATGCTGGCCGAACAGGGCAAGACGGCCTTCGTGGGCGGAAATCTGGGTACGGCCTTGAGCGAAGCCGCCTTAAAGACAAGACAAGCGCACGCACGAGGATTACCCGAACCGTTCGACTACCACGTGGTGGAAATCTCGAGTTTTCAGTTGGAAGCAATCGAACAGTTCCATCCATGGTTGGCCGCTATTTTGAATATTACCGTCGATCATCAAGACCGCTATGCCTCGTTGGATGAGTATCTTGCAGCCAAGGCGAGCATTTTCCAAAACCAGACGGAACGCGATTTCGCCCTGGTCAATCTCGACGATGCAAGGGTTGCGCCTCTCCGAGGCAGGGTGCGAGCCAAACGTCTGGGATTCACCCATACGCAACGACTGCCATCCGATGTGGACGGGGGAACGTTTCTCGAGGGTGATTCGATCATCACGACCGTGACGGGAAAACGTGAGGAGGTCTTTCGGCGTGGAGAAATTAGAATGCTCGGGGCTCATAACGTCGAAAATGCGATGGCCGCGGCTACCTATGCCGCACTCTGGGGCTGTCCGCCTGACATCATCAGGCGTGTCATCTCGACGTTTCCCGGCCTTGAACATGCCCTGGAATTGGTCCGCGAGCGCAGGGGGGTCCGGTTCGTCAACGATTCCAAGGGGACGAATGTAGATGCCACCCTGAAAGCGCTCCAGGGACTCGATCGGCCAATCTGGCTTATAGCAGGCGGGAGGGATAAGGGAGGGGATTTTTCGCGCTTGACTGAAACCATTCAGCGGCGTGTCAAGCGCGTCATCCTGATCGGCGAAGCGGCGGCCTTGATGAAGGAGACCTGGAGCGGGATTCCTTCAAGCGATGCCTCGAGTTTGCGTGAAGCCGTCGAGTTGGCCGCGCATGAGGCAGTTTCCGGCGACGTCGTGCTGCTATCACCAGCCTGCGCCAGTTTCGACATGTTTGTGGATTATCAGGATCGCGGGCGACAATTTAAGGCGGCCGTTCAGGCGTTACCCGCGTAATGTGCATTGTTGATAGACAATGGTCGTGACTCGTGGCGGCTCGCTCTTCAGGAACGATGTCTTTGCCATGGACACCAACCGGCAACCGGCCTGCCAGGCATCGAGTGCCAATGGATCACACGATCCTTTTTATCACGCTCACACTGGCTCTGTTGGGCCTCGTGATGGTGTTCAGCGCCAGTGCAATCGTGGCCGGCAATCGATTTCACGATCCGGAGTTTTTTCTCAAGCGGCAGGTGGCATGGCTAGGGTTCGGGTTTGCCTTGATGCACATCGCGTCTCGCATCGACTACGCGCTATGGAAAAAATTGTCGCTCCCCATTCTTCTCTGCATGACCGCGCTCTTGGTCATCGTGTTGATTCCCGGATTCGGAGTTGTCGCGAAGGGAGCCAGGAGGTGGCTGCATGTGGGGCCGATTTCCATGCAGCCGGCCGAGATGGTCAAATTGGTGGCCGTACTCTACCTCGCCGCATACCTGACCAAGAAAGCAGAGAAGCTCTCACTGTTTCGCAGCGGCCTCTTGCCGCCTCTGATTGTCATTGGGTTGCTCGGCGGCCTCGTGCTTCTCGAGCCGGACTTGGGGACCGTCGTTGTCATTGGACTCGTGAGTGTGGGACTGCTGTTTCTCGGAGGCGCGCGAGTCTCTCACCTGATCGCACTCGGACTCTGTGCGATCCCCGTCGTGCTGATGTTGATCCTAGGGTCGAGCTATCGCCGCCAACGGTTCCTGGCGTTTCTCGCGCCGTGGAAGGATGCCTCGGACGGGGGCTTTCAAATCACGCAGTCATTTCTCGCATTCGGCAGCGGCGGACCCTTGGGGGTCGGTCTGGGGGAGGGAAAGCAGAAGCTATTCTTTCTTCCGGAGGCGCACACCGATTTTGTGCTGGCGTTGATTGGCGAGGAACTGGGATTGGCCGGGACGGCGACCGTGATTCTCTTATTTGCCGTTTTTGTCTGGCGCGGATTTGTGATCTCGTCGCGAGCGAGAATGCCCTTCGGAAAATTTCTCGGCATGGGGCTTACGCTCCTCATCGGCATCCAAGCCTTGGTCAATGCTGCGGTGGTGACGGGGTTGGTTCCCACAAAAGGGCTGACCTTGCCGTTCGTCAGTTATGGAGGGTCGTCTCTTGTCATTAGTTTCATATGCGTCGGGATTTTGCTCAGCATATCCCGCGACCGACACGCGGGAACGTCGAAGGTCGGGCGTGGTGATCCGGATCACGGATGACGATCATCATTGCCGCCGGAGGGACAGGGGGGCATCTCTATCCTGCGGTTGCATTAGCCCGGGAGTTCCTTCGGCGCGATCCTACGATTCGGATTCAGTTCGTCGGGACGGCCCGCGGTATCGAGACGAAGGTGCTTGCGCACGAGGGGTTCGAACTCAGGTTGATCAGCGCGAAGCCGGTTATGGGAACCGGAGTCTTGGGAATTGCGAAGGGTCTTGCCGCCATGCCGGTCAGTTTGTGGCAATGCGTTCGAATGGTCCTGAAAGAAAAAGCGGATCTCATCGTTGGCGTGGGTGGCTACACCAGTCCAATGATGGTCGTGGCTGCGGCCATGGCCGGAGTGCCGCGAGTAATTCTCGAACCGAACGCCAATCCAGGTATGGCAAACAAAGCCATCGGCTGGGCGGCGAATCGCGTATTTCTGGCATTCGAATCAGCAGCCACCTCCTTCAACCGGGCACGCATCCGGGTCGTCGGGACACCGGTGCGGAGAGAATTTCTCGATCATGTCAAGGAAGCACAACTGACACCGAGGACAGCCGGTAGACGGCATGTTTTGATTTTCGGAGGCAGTCAAGGCGCAAAAGCCATCAACACCGCAGTTCTGGAAGGGCTGAGCAAGCTCGCTATGGACAATCCATCCCTGACAATCACTCATCAAACCGGCCAACCGGACCATGCCCGTGTCCAACAGGCCTACCGGGGGGTGGGGATTGCCGCTGAAGTGGTGCCGTTCTTATACGATATGCCGGCCGCGATCGGCGCGGCGGATCTGGTGGTCTCACGGTCCGGTGCCATGACCATAGCCGAATTAACCACCTGCGGCAAACCGGCGGTTCTGATTCCGCTTCCGACGGCGATCTATGGTCATCAGATGAACAACGCACAGGTTATGGAAGCCGCTGGAGGGGCAGTCGTGCTGCCCCAGTCCGAACTGACGGGCGACAAGCTGGCTGCGACCGTGACGTCGCTCTTGAAAGACGAGAATCGTTTGAGAGAAATGGGAACTGCGAGTCTGGCATTGAGACGAACGGACGCCGCGGAAATGATCGTCCGCGAATGCTATTCACTCATGGGAGACCGTCATGACGACCATCAGTCTCATGGAGCCACGGGAGTCTAATGGCATCGGACCAGGAAGCAGGCAAGGGTTCAATCCTTCCCAACCCGTCGGAGGTTTGAGGCGCGCACCGATGTTTCGCAAGACGCAACAGATTCATTTGGTTGGCATCGGCGGTGCCGGCATGAGCGGCATTGCGGAAGTGTTGCTCACGCTCGGATACAAAGTAACGGGTTCCGACCTCCAAGCATCGGATACCACGCGCCGGCTGGAAGAACTCGGAGGAAGGATTTTTATCGGACACCAGGAATCAAATGTCGGAGATGCTCAGGTCGTGGTCATTTCTTCGGCCGTATCCCGGCAGAACCCTGAGGTGCTGGTGGCAAAGGCCAAGCAGATTCCAGTGATTCCGCGTGCTGAAATGTTGGCCGAGCTGATGCGATTGAAATTTGGAGTTGCGATAGCCGGTGCGCACGGGAAGACCACTACCACATCCATGGTGGCGAACGTGCTGGCTCAAGGGGGACTGGATCCGACGATGGTCATCGGCGGGAAAGTCAATGCGCTGGGTAGCCATGCCCGGTTGGGGCGAGGCGATCTCTTAGTGGCGGAGGCCGATGAAAGTGACGGGTCCTTTCTTCGACTCTCTCCGACGATTGTCGCCGTCACCAATCTGGATCGTGAACATCTCGATCATTACGGCAGCATGGAACGCATCAATGAAAGTTTTTTGGAGTTCGTGAATAAGGTTCCCTTTTACGGAATGGCGGTGCTATGCGCCGACGACGACCGGCTTCGTTCACTTTTCCCGCAGATCGTCAAGCGGTATCACACCTATGGCTTGCGAGAAGCAAGCGGTGTGATGCCTGATTTCAAGGCCGCCGATATTTCGCTCAAACAATGGGGGGCAGAGTTTAGGGCATTCTTCCGAGGTCGGAACCTGGGGCCGTTCCGCCTTTCAGTGCCAGGAATTCATAACGTCTCCAATGCGCTCGCCGCCATTGCCATCGGTGTCGAGCTCGATGTGCCGGTGGATCTCATTCGTAAGGCCCTGGCGGCATTTACGGGAGTTGAACGCCGATTTCATCTCCGAGGCGAGACGAACGGAATTATGGTTGTGGATGATTACGGCCATCATCCGACGGAGATCAGGGCGACGCTGGCTGCCGCGAAGCAAGGATGGGCTGAGCGACGGCTGATGGTCCTCTTTCAACCGCACCGCTATACGAGAACCCGCGATCTCCTGGATGAATTTTCTCAAGCGTTCAGCGACGCCGACCATCTCTTTCTCACAGAAATCTATCCGGCGAGTGAGCAGCCGATTCCCGGCGTCTCCGGATCCAAGCTCGCAGAAGCTATTCGATCCGTGGGACATCCGTCCGTGACCTTCGTCGAACGGAAAGACCAACTTGTCGATCAGGTTCTGCCTCAGATTCGATCTGGAGATTTGGTGCTGACTTTGGGAGCAGGAGACATCTGGAAGTCGGGACCGGAACTCTTGGCAAGGTTGACGAACGGAACATGAACCGATGCACCGGAGAGTTCGCGGAGAGGATGCCAGCCGTGACAGGAACACATTTCGTAAACGGGATCTGGCCGCGGCAGTGGCTGGCATTAAGGGCGCCGTGTCATTCGATATTGGACTGGGACCGTATACGTCATTTCGCATCGGCGGCCCGGCTGATGTGCTGGTCGAACCGGCCGACATTGAAGACCTCGTCCAGCTTGTCCGTCAAGCACGTCGTCAACGTGTTCCGATATTCGTGGTGGGCGGTACCAATTTGCTCATCCGAGACGGTGGCATTCGGGGAATCGTGGTGAACATGTCCGCGCTGCGGTCCATCAAGGATGAGCCGGGTCAGGTGCTGTACGTCGAGGCAGGGGTCGGGATGCCGACGCTCATTAGTTATGCGATCCGCCGCTCTTTGGCGGGTTTGGAGTGGGCGGCCGGGATTCCCGGTACGGTCGGTGGCTGCGTGGTGATGAACGCCGGAACGAGACTGGGAGAGATGAAACAGTCAGTGCAAGCCGTTCGCATGGTCTCGATGCGCGGGAAGGTCATCGACATTCCTTCCTCAGCTATTCCGTTCGAGTACCGTCGCGCTGACCTGCCCAAGGGGATCGTGGCAGGCGTCTGGCTCCAATTGCGGCAAGGAGTCAAGGCCGACATTCAACAAGTGGTCAAAGAGTACCTGCACTATCGACGCGAGACACAGCCGCTTGCCCAGCCGAGCGCAGGGTGTGTCTTCAAGAATCCACCCAAGGATTCGGCAGGGAGGTTGATCGAATCGGCCGGGCTGAAGGGCATGCGCGTGGGCGACGCCGAAGTGTCGACCAAACACGGAAACTTTATCGTGAATAGAGGTCAGGCTCGGGCGGCCGACGTTGTGGCGCTGATCGAAAAGGTTCGCCGAATAATTCGACGGCAGGCCGGGATCCGGCTTGATCTTGAACTCAAGATCGTGGGGCAGAGGTAATGGCGAAGAAGCGTCGGTTACTGACCAGTTCCCGTGTTGGTGTGCTGATGGGAGGACAGTCATCTGAGCGGGAAGTGTCCCTGCGCACCGGCGCGGCGGTCCATCAAGCGCTTCTCCGACGAGGATATGACGCGGTGGCAATAGACGTCGGTCCGTCACTGAGTAAAGATCTTCAAGCACACAGTATCGCCATGGCATTTCTTGCGCTCCATGGACCTGGCGGCGAGGATGGCTCCATCCAGGGGTACTTAGAGACGTTGGGCATTCCCTACACGGGATCTGGCATCCATTCCAGTGCGGTAGGGATGCATAAAGAAACGACAAAGATTCTCTTGCGAGCGCAAGCCATACCGGTTCCGACGGGATTTGTCATTAGGCGCGGTGCATTGAGATCAAGTGGCCGGTCCTTGCGAAGTACCAAATTGCGCTTGCCGGTGGTCGTCAAGCCCGCTTCTGAAGGATCGACGATCGGAGTCACCATCGTGAAGAAGCCATCACAGTGGAACCCTGCCG
This window harbors:
- a CDS encoding D-alanine--D-alanine ligase yields the protein MAKKRRLLTSSRVGVLMGGQSSEREVSLRTGAAVHQALLRRGYDAVAIDVGPSLSKDLQAHSIAMAFLALHGPGGEDGSIQGYLETLGIPYTGSGIHSSAVGMHKETTKILLRAQAIPVPTGFVIRRGALRSSGRSLRSTKLRLPVVVKPASEGSTIGVTIVKKPSQWNPAVALAHQYDREAVVEAYVPGHEVTVSLLGRRDGAPLVLPAVEIMAPGGFYDYAAKYEKGKTRYVCPAPLPASITTHIRKLASQTYEALGCAGAVRVDFRITPRGRPYVLEINTVPGMTETSLLPMAAAQAGIGYDELTERILESAIVRREQMTQRSK
- the murB gene encoding UDP-N-acetylmuramate dehydrogenase produces the protein MHRRVRGEDASRDRNTFRKRDLAAAVAGIKGAVSFDIGLGPYTSFRIGGPADVLVEPADIEDLVQLVRQARRQRVPIFVVGGTNLLIRDGGIRGIVVNMSALRSIKDEPGQVLYVEAGVGMPTLISYAIRRSLAGLEWAAGIPGTVGGCVVMNAGTRLGEMKQSVQAVRMVSMRGKVIDIPSSAIPFEYRRADLPKGIVAGVWLQLRQGVKADIQQVVKEYLHYRRETQPLAQPSAGCVFKNPPKDSAGRLIESAGLKGMRVGDAEVSTKHGNFIVNRGQARAADVVALIEKVRRIIRRQAGIRLDLELKIVGQR
- the murC gene encoding UDP-N-acetylmuramate--L-alanine ligase; amino-acid sequence: MFRKTQQIHLVGIGGAGMSGIAEVLLTLGYKVTGSDLQASDTTRRLEELGGRIFIGHQESNVGDAQVVVISSAVSRQNPEVLVAKAKQIPVIPRAEMLAELMRLKFGVAIAGAHGKTTTTSMVANVLAQGGLDPTMVIGGKVNALGSHARLGRGDLLVAEADESDGSFLRLSPTIVAVTNLDREHLDHYGSMERINESFLEFVNKVPFYGMAVLCADDDRLRSLFPQIVKRYHTYGLREASGVMPDFKAADISLKQWGAEFRAFFRGRNLGPFRLSVPGIHNVSNALAAIAIGVELDVPVDLIRKALAAFTGVERRFHLRGETNGIMVVDDYGHHPTEIRATLAAAKQGWAERRLMVLFQPHRYTRTRDLLDEFSQAFSDADHLFLTEIYPASEQPIPGVSGSKLAEAIRSVGHPSVTFVERKDQLVDQVLPQIRSGDLVLTLGAGDIWKSGPELLARLTNGT